GTCTGTGAGGGAGGGGCGGCCACAGCAGCCCTCTCAGCCATGCTCTGGTTGAGCCTGGAGAGCATGCTCAGGGGATCTTGGTTTGGCAAGGCAGGCTTGGCTGCTTTCCCCAAATGAATGTTCATTACTGACTGAAGAGCACTTAGAGGGTTGACAAAGGGCTGCTCTGGAGGAGTATGGCCAGTGATAATGGCGGTACTGCATCTCAGCGTCGAGGTGAGTGGGGATTTGactgctgtctctctcttggGTTCTGTTGTAGGGGACGCTCTGTCGCTATGGCTTCCCCTGTCGCTATTGGCTGGGGTGACTGCACGCCACTCCCGAGGCGAGTCAGCCTCTCCTCCCTTGTGAGATTCTCCAGCCTCGCTactgcagggagagagatgaTTCTCCATCTTGGGAGACAACTGTTTCACCCTTTGCTCTACTTTTGCTACTTTCTCAGTCACTTTTTTCACTAAATCCTCCATCGCCTGGAAGTTGTTGCAGGGGAAGGGGGAGGACTGGCTAAGTGGCGGGGAAATGAGGGGCTGGTTCTTGGCGAGGGAGGACAAAGTGCTGTCCCCTCCGTTGAACAGGAACTTCACTGGGGAGTTCTTGTCCATGCCGCCCTGTTGGAGCTTGAGGGCACTGGGGAACTGGTAGGCTGCGTGGATGCTGGGGTATCCCCCCCAGCTTGGATTGCCACTCTGTGCCTTGTTGATGGCTGAAGTCACAGTGTTTTCCAGTGATTTGAGAATATCAAAGCCACCTTTAGGGCTCTCCTTCAGGTCCTCTTCAGTGAGATAGTTATACATTGAGATGTCatatttttcctccttctcAGTGTCCTCCTCCTTCCCGACTAGAGCTACGACTTGCTTCTCATTTCCAACAGCCTCTTCCTTAGTGCACTCCTCCTCGACCTCCTCCTTTTTGATCTCTTTAAGAGGAGGGGAGGTAGCGGGGGAGGTCGATGTGGTttgaagaggtggaggagagaaggtggaGGGTGCCAGCGGGACAGACTGGACCCTCTGTTCAGTAGGTGTGGTGACCCTCACAGGATTGGGGGAGGTGGCCTCAGGAAGTGTTTTGATTCTCTTTCCCACAGAGCTGGTTACCCTCAGGAAGTGTCCTGTCACCATCATGTGGGTTCTCAACTCTTGTAGTGTATTATGGGAACTGCCACACTCCATACACTTGAGGATCTGGAATTTGTTGGATTCGAACTGCCACGCGTAGCTTGCACCATTCTGGTGGCCGTAGCGGTTGTTGGGAGTGCTGTAGGGGCTGGAGGAAGACTTCTGTGAGGTTTCACTCAGGTCTGCCTGTGAATGCTTAGCTTTGGGGGTTCCTTCTCTAGAGCGTGGTGACGGGGTGAGATCCAACCCCACGAGTCCCCTTTTCTTAGAAGAAATGATTTTGGCTGCCACGGGGGCCATGGGCTCCTTCAGAGGCACTTTCTGGTAGTGTTTGGTCTTGATCATGTGGACACTGAGGTCCTGGAGGGATTCGAAGGAGTGGCCACAATACATGCACTTCAAAACCTTCTGGGCATCCTCCTTCCCTTCCATCTCCAACAGGGAACGCTTACGTGGTTTAGACCAGCGCTTCCCACCACTTCCTGCCCTGTCCTGGTTGTCATCGCGATAGTGACCTGTGTCATTCATGTGGACTGTCAGCTCCACCAGGGTGTCATAAGCAGCACTACAGCCCTTACAGCGAAATTTACTGGCCCCACTGAAGATTGAGCCAAACAGCTTTGGGTTTTGCCTGTGGAGCTGGACTGTACTAAAGAGGCTGGGCTCGGACTGAGCGTGGTGACGGCTCTGGGGAGGATGCTGCTGTAGTGACTTTGCCACTGCAGACTGGTGCCAGTCATAGCTtccgctgctgcagctgctactGCTACTGGTGCTGTTGCTGCGAGCTGGCTTCTCTGTCGAAGCTGACGATTGCGCCTGTGGCGGTGTGGAATTAAAGTTCAGCGGCGACCACAAGGGGCTGCTCAGGAAGCTGGAGTAGATAGCCTTCATTTGTTCTAAGGTGTCCATGCCTATGGGAGGTGTTTTAGTGCCACCATTCAGAGGTGCCGTGACCACGTTGCTCTCAGCTTTTCTGGAGGGGCTCTCGAAGTCTGAGAGACGGTCACTGGTCTCACTCACATGTGACTCACTGTCCATCTCTTGTCCTGAGAGCTCTGCGGCCCCAGCTGATTCCTGGTCACATGCCTGCTCCTTGGCAGGGTCTGCGCTCTGCTCCACAAACTCATCTTTCATGGGAAGGTCATCCTGAGGGGCTGAGGGCAAGTCGTCTGCttccacctcctcatcctccacagCGTGCTCTGTCAGCTCCTCAGGAGAATAGGCTGCAAGGAGaatggagacaaagagagaaagaaagagatgagtTAAATTGCAGGGAGTGAACACGCTATGTTAGAATAACTGGAGAAAAAGTTTCCCTGCTATGTGTGCCCGAGGACTCCCAGGGATAAATGAGCCATCTGTGTGGGAGCCTTTAAAGCTGAGCTGAGAAATTACAGTCATCCCATTTCACCTCATCAACCGTTGAGGTGTTATTTTCCTCTAGGCGAGCCTGTATTTATATACTACCCCAGCCACACGGAACTTATGCCTCCCCTCTTTTCACTCCTTCTattggaggaaaacaaaaaagaaatatcttgGCAAAAACATAATGCGCCATTTTATTTATCTCAGGGCGCAACAGcttgaaatgaaaactaaatctGAAATTAATGAAGCCCAATCTCACTGTGGCATTCTCCTCTGGGGTAATAAATGAGTTGGATCAACCTCCATCTGTCAGTTAATATGTCTGACGCCTCTTCATCTGCCTCTTCtctgattacacacacacatacacacacatgcgcgtgCAGACAAAGAGCGTATCTTGAAGAATTTCAAGAAAAGGATGTCAGGATTTTGTTGGAGAAAATTCTGACATGTTGAATAGACATCCGACAGTGTCATCCAGACCGAAGTGAGTTCATTAGTTTCTTAATGTGCGGAAGATAGTCGATACTCCGGGTTAAAGCTGAATTCTCAAAAGCAAATCACCACAGTCCAAACAGGTGTTGGATGTCATGCgaatgtaaaacaaagacatttcactcatcgttaaaaaaaaaaaaaaaaaaaaggagctaaCAAAataaagggaggaagaaaatgaggCCGCAGGAGAAGGATGAAGATGACGAGGTGAGAGTGAGGCGCGTCAACATGACGGCAATGCATAAGCGATCTGTCACTTTCCATGTTGGCTCCCACTGCTTACATGgagaatggtgtgtgtgtgtgtgtgtgtgtgtgtgtgtgtgtgtgtgtgtgtgtgtgtgtgtgtcccgtgTCTCCTGTGGTGGTGAGCCTACCCACTCAACGCCAACTCACCCACCACTCGCCCCCTTCTTCCGCAGTGTCATCATGCCTTCCCCcctccctcatttcctgtccaACTCACTCACAAAACCGCTCAActtaaggaaaaacaaacaatctcttaaaaaaaaaaagaaaaagaagcggACGGCATGCAGACAGGTCTGAGGCCATTCGGACAATATTGTAAACCAAGACAAATGCCACAGAAAGAAGCTGTAGGTATAGTTACAGTTTGTGCGCTCACACGTTGTGGATGcaaaaacaggcacacacacacacacacacacacacacacacacacacacacacacactgtgactaAATCCTTCATTCCCCCAAccgcctcacacacacacacacgtccagtctaaacaaaaatgtcatagCTGAAATAACTCTCATTTCCAGTGCTAACAGCCAATCTCTAGGCAGCCATGCGGCTGGCGCTGGTCTGATTTGGGCCCTGGGGGCACAGTCAGCAGGCAGCCCCACTGAGAGGCCAGCCTAATGGAGACCTGGCAGGTGCGGCCCACTCTCCGTCCTCCCGGAGATTTGGTTTGTCACTGGGTATCCATTACCTGCCATTCTCCGCTGATAGGCCCCGACAGCCCTGATCAAAAGATGTCGTCGGGCCCCAGTCCGCTTGGCAGTCAGTGGCATGTCGTTTGTAAAAAGGGCCAAGCagggtgtaaataaaatgacatgatCACTTCCCCGGCCCCTCATGTTCTGGACACAATTATGATAATGTGgatgtggaggggagggaggggctCGGGAGGATGGAGAAAGGGGGCGAGGAGGTAAATCGCTCACGCTCGGGAAAACACGCAAGGAGAGATATCTCACTGCTACCAGGGCTGGAGCGACTGCCcacaccctcctctctcccctcgctTTACTTTCTCTTCCGCCTCTCCTCTGGAAGGATTTCGTGTCAGATTCTCATTTGAAAGAGGAAATCCAGCCAGGATGAGGCAGTTAATGTGTTTGTATCCTGACTAGCTGGTCACAGATGTCAGCTTGCATCAGGCGAGCCTGACACACCGCTTGACCAAGTTGTCAGGTCacctttctcttcctcatcaAGAAAATATTCCAcatatttcttcacattgtCAAGCTATTTCATCAAACCATTGCTATATCCAATTTCATGCCATGTTATCACATTCGTAAGCCTTCCCAGGCCCCTCTCTGTGCCGGAGCTCggtattaaatgttttacatttcatactAATAGAGCTGCGGCCCTATAGGTTATTGTTCATTTGTCATTAAGCCTTGATAGCatggagagggggaaaagaagtCCAAAAGGACCGGCTATAAAACCTGGAGAGTCTAGCCGTGCTCCCAGGcaatttaaaatgcaaaacaaaaaccattaTGTCTGAGCACTATCTGTTAATTTAATCCCCAATGACTGATAATCCATCACACAGGGCGACAACCACATCCAATTATTCTCCCTGGCTTGACTGACAACAGAGGTGATTTATCAAGCTAATAAAAGGTGATGGCAGTATAGAGGCTCCcttagaataaaaaagaaaaagaggagaggattaTGAATACAACAATACTCTTGGATGCAGTCTTAACTATTATCTGAGCATATGGTGTCGGGCCAATGTATGAGTTTTCCTAGTGTGTGTATAAGTGAGAGGAAGAGcgatgtgtgtgttcttgtaatGATAAAGTGAGCCGATGCCATGTGGGGGAAAGACAAGAATCATTAGGTTCCATGAATGATCCCTTTCtcggggatggagggagggtgggTGGGGAGGATAAGAACGGTCGGAGGTGCACTTTCACACAATCAACATCTCAGTCACGGCTCGCACAGAAATAGCAATAACACattcgcacaaacacacatgctgacgaaaaagcaaaagtctcacatgcagaaacacacatttcaccttTAATATACGcaacctcaaacacacacacacccacgtaATTATAAATAAAGCTAGTCAGTCGGTTATGACACCagctcaccaccaccaccaccaccaccacctctctcttcctcacacacacaaacacacgtacatGCACGTAGATGCAAGCGATGAGGAAAGACAGTGACATCTTGGCATGCAGGAGGCATTCCTGTGGAGTATCATTTTCATAAACATAAGGGCCGCagacgaggagggagagatCATCTGATAGAAAtactgcagtgctgctctgaCGATCAGGAACAACAGACAGGGCAGGGACAGGGGGTGATTAAGCAGGAAGGTGCTGTGGCTGCCTCTAAAGCAGagcctctctccgtctccttccCTCCGTCCCATGGGTTGTCTCTCCTCAAGTGCTGCTGAAAGCACGCTCTGTTTTTTTAGATGCTGCATTTTAAATAGGCCTCGTATGCAAGAGTGATAATCTGAAGacctaaaaagaaaacaatcaatcaTCTCCTTCTCGAGTAGAAAGTCCCCGCACTCCTTTTCTCTTTGCTCGACGAATTAAGGCTGCGTGACACGTCCTTAAAATAATATggcaatagttttttttttaaagttttattacGAGACGCTGTAATATACGTTGAGATTTTTAAAACCTCCTAAAGCACTTCAAAATCAAGAGGAGATATTTGTAGGGATcgcaaaatattaacacaatgagatttttgataaataattacCAGTAATGAGCATTTAATGACTAAATGGTTAAAGGCAACATATCAGTACAAGGAGAACAATTCAGAAAATTACATAATTTTACTataatgcagatttttaaaccagggaaagaaaacacttaTGCTATATTAAGCTAAGCTATCCAAACTCTCAGATCTCATATCACAACAACGCTGTCATTTTGATTTACAGTACTGTACAatatatatttagttttattataGTGCATGTGAATTTGTGAAAGCGTGATCGACCACCTCTTCATCAAGCTGTAACTAACTCCTGTCTCTTTTCTTGAATCTGTCCCTTGATGACCAAAGTGCATATATTCCTGCTCCGACCTCCACAGCTGGGAAAACAGTCTGGGAGCCAGATCACACCCAACAGCAGCGGGATAAACAGGATGTGTCATTAAAAAACTCTACCTATGTCTGACCCTCATCCCCCAATGACTGCTTggtctctgaaaaaaaagatacaacCTTGCCACAGGCGTCGTGATCTAAAAAAGGTGAGTCCTTTGTCGGCATGAGTGCAGTATTTAATCTGTGCCTTTTTTATGCTATAAAAGGTGCCGCATGGCTGGCAGAtgtctgtttattgtttgtttttctgaaattaTTTGGCAGAATATTTACATCCACACTGAGCCTCTGTTACCTGAGATAATCTCAGAGAAACTGTGTTTACCTGCTTCATCAGGCAACGTAACGCACAATGTAAATACAGtaagtaaatgtttttatattacaCTGATAGAAACCAGGAACAACAtagcttaaaggtgcactatagttttttatatttactaTATTAATGGGGTCAAAATATAAACTCATAAATATGTGTAATAAACAAGCAGAACGAGGTCCCCAGGACACCGTTTGAAGTGGGAAtagtggcagggtccgccacatacaaacaaagtaaaacagcatgaattttcagtgtgtttgaaagattttttttttctctgtcgaTTAAAAATTGCTTCCCCAAAAACTAAGTAGCGCACCTTTAATTATCACACCAGGATTTtaagcaaacacaacaaaaaaaaaaaaacacactgaaacaaaaagctaaCGTTCGTACGAGGGTTTCACAGCTTGATTGCATCTTTATTTATAACTCAATCACCGTATGCACGGAGAACTGTGCCGTGGAACAAAGACGCAACTGGGTTGATccggggaggggagaggaaattGTCTACATGGGTGGTCCCCGTATAGCTCACTGTAAAGattacaaaacatattttatggCCTCCCCCCcgaaaataaaaatcaagcaacaggaaataaaagaaagcagCACAGAGATTTCAGCTTACTTACGACGCAGACGTCGAGCTGCATAAAAGAATTAATGCAGAGATGCGCGGAGGTTACACATCCGTCACGACCTTTTGATCACGTGTCGGCCTGTGATTGGTCAGGAGGCCTCTGCGCAGTTATAAACTGTGTCACAACACGACGAGTGCCTCTTGACATGTGCACGGTATTTCAACTGGACCCCGACGCCCCCTTAAAAAACCAACACGGCCCCTCAGCGGGGGGCTCTCACTGACAGGAAACGGCTCCAGAACACTAAAGGACAGGAAGTCACCTCAGTCTCAATCACAAGAAACCGCAAAACCACCGacttccactctctctctgtgtctctctctctctctctctctctcttgagtTTCCCAGCAGCCTAAAACTCTTTAAATAGATTAGAATAATTCAGTCCAAAACAGCCCCATTCTGTCAAAATAGCTGCAGATCAGTAACATACCTAAAATGCCTCTCTGTTGTACACATTTGTCAGAGTAACGCACTCAATCAAACTTagttctctccctcctcttccctttgATCCTCACAGGCTGGGCTGAAAAGTCCCACGAGAAAATATGTAACAGGTGATCTGTGGCCACTTGAAAAATTAATAAGTCCTGACATAATTCGCTGCTTCAAGATATGACCACAGAAGGCCGTCATGTGCTGCTCGTTTCGTTTTCCAGGTTTGTAAAACGCCACATTCTACGTTTTGCTCATGTTACAGGCGATCGTGGACGTCTTTGTcaagtcttttttctttatttgtgtgtgttctctacCCCCTGATGGCATTGTGAATACATTGTGTCCGCCGATTGTAGTGCAGGATGTGTGATATGGGAGatgggaaaaacagagagatcaTTCTGGCCCCAGGCAAAGCTTAGGGCTGAACCTTGTCAATGCACATCGTAAGAGagtgggagaagagagagacaccCACAGAAAgtaatgcagagagagagagagacgctgaGTAGATTCAACCCTCGGCTGCCTGTTATGTTACGAGTGAACCTCAAAGCCaccagctgcacacacagaccttCAAGACCTGAAAATTCATCTTCTTTATCTGACACCAGATGAGCcacaaacatataaaaaggCCTCCCCGCTACTAAACTCTAATGCAGAACGAGCAGGGCAGCAAACTCATAGCTCCGGTCCCCCGGTTTTGAAACCTGATGCAGCCACAACAAGCgataaacaaaatggaaacaaacagaaaatccaACACAAACAAGCTTCCACAGGTGCAGAGCCAAGGGCAGCAGTGAGGTCTGAGACGGCACCGGGGGGGGGAGGCGCCGTTACACATCCAGCCATTTTCATTCTGACGATTCTTAGTTCCTTAAACTGCCCCACATCTCTGCCTCCGACTTCTTCCCATCAATCTTTTCTCGAGGACTCGTTCCCAAACAAAAACTCCACGAAGCGGAACTGCTGTTTGCTTCCCCATTCCTTCAACTGCCCAGGCCTCATACAACAGTGTTGTTAAGAAGTCACCAGGTTGTGTCAATGAGgcaaaaacactaaataaactGACGCTGTTTTGTAGAGACACACCGAGATCGCATGCAACGGCTGGTTTGACTGGATCAGACGGGGTTTAAACACGTCGATTCAGACGCAATAATAGTAAATGTGCTCAAAGTACacgacaaaaaaacaaaaagcatcaaACGACTCTGCAGCAGTCAAAGGTTTTTATCGGCTGCAGCTAAAACAGCAGGGTGGACACGTGAATACTCACCGCTGAAGACACGACGCTATGAACATCGTTCAGCCGGCGTTGAGTTTGAAAGTATgttactgcacatgtgcaactcacaacagaggtgagagagacacagagagaaacgaGACGTCTCAACTTTCCTGTTATCAGCtccgggggaaaaaaaaatggcgcGTATAATTCAGAATGTAATAAAGACTTCTTAAAAACAATCTTTAGCGTCTTCtggatgtggtctgatgaggtgaaccatctgctgctgctgactgttcCCTGCTTTTAACTGGTGCATTCGTGACGACGTCTGACAATGTGAATGGCGTCAACTGCATATTTCAATTGAGTTTACCAGCATTTTAAAAACGGAAGATCTCCAATCGCCTGCATAAACTTCCCTGCACAACTATTTTAATTCACATCACGTCTGTGTGCAGGCAGAATGTACAGACATCTGTCTTTTTGATGTGCTAATGTCACGGCCtttcaaaaatacattaaatgtaaatttagCGGTGACATTAACTCTGATGATGGCGGCTACAAAACATAACTTTCCTCTAAGGTTTGTGCTGCTTTCCTGTGGGCCTGACAGGGCGGCTGGGGGTTAAAGGTGACTGCAGAGCTGACACTAAATCAGGGGGTCAAACCGGGGCTACAGTGGAGATGAAGGGACGGGTTCAGGTCTGAAACTGGGTTTATGTTTGTGGCTGGAACTGGGCCCGCGGTTAATGCAGCGGCGGCGATGTTGGAGGGGGTGAGGGGAATAAAGTCGAGGCTTGGGAGTGGGACGAGCAAACCCCTCTCACAACGCACAGCTGCTGCCATGATCGCCTAGCAACGAGGAGGTGATGGACGCAGCCTGAAGATGGATGGCCACCATAAATCACAGTGgtgagtaggaggaggaggtaggagacagagagagggaacgagaagaggacaaaaaaaacaaaacaacagcttttttttttttatctttcttttctttttttttctttacttctctGTAGCGGAGTGGCCTCGCCTCGACCCCTTCACTGTACTCTTTTATTCATGATTGTTGGGGAACGCTGCCGGGCCGGGGACTCTTCTGGGCAGAGCTCAATGGAAACTTCTAGGTAATCATTACAGTCAGTTAGATTGGATCCAATGGATCATTTTATAATTGCAATAAACTCCACGGGGGCGGCTACGTGCCCTTCAGTGTCTAGAGTTTTTCATGACTCCACTAACTTTTTgaagatgataataatgatagaCTATACCTTTCATAAAGCAACCCTTCAGGCAAGGCAATCTGGGTAGT
This sequence is a window from Acanthopagrus latus isolate v.2019 chromosome 8, fAcaLat1.1, whole genome shotgun sequence. Protein-coding genes within it:
- the tshz3a gene encoding teashirt homolog 3: MPRRKQEAPKRAAAYSPEELTEHAVEDEEVEADDLPSAPQDDLPMKDEFVEQSADPAKEQACDQESAGAAELSGQEMDSESHVSETSDRLSDFESPSRKAESNVVTAPLNGGTKTPPIGMDTLEQMKAIYSSFLSSPLWSPLNFNSTPPQAQSSASTEKPARSNSTSSSSSCSSGSYDWHQSAVAKSLQQHPPQSRHHAQSEPSLFSTVQLHRQNPKLFGSIFSGASKFRCKGCSAAYDTLVELTVHMNDTGHYRDDNQDRAGSGGKRWSKPRKRSLLEMEGKEDAQKVLKCMYCGHSFESLQDLSVHMIKTKHYQKVPLKEPMAPVAAKIISSKKRGLVGLDLTPSPRSREGTPKAKHSQADLSETSQKSSSSPYSTPNNRYGHQNGASYAWQFESNKFQILKCMECGSSHNTLQELRTHMMVTGHFLRVTSSVGKRIKTLPEATSPNPVRVTTPTEQRVQSVPLAPSTFSPPPLQTTSTSPATSPPLKEIKKEEVEEECTKEEAVGNEKQVVALVGKEEDTEKEEKYDISMYNYLTEEDLKESPKGGFDILKSLENTVTSAINKAQSGNPSWGGYPSIHAAYQFPSALKLQQGGMDKNSPVKFLFNGGDSTLSSLAKNQPLISPPLSQSSPFPCNNFQAMEDLVKKVTEKVAKVEQRVKQLSPKMENHLSPCSSEAGESHKGGEADSPREWRAVTPANSDRGSHSDRASPTTEPKRETAVKSPLTSTLRCSTAIITGHTPPEQPFVNPLSALQSVMNIHLGKAAKPALPNQDPLSMLSRLNQSMAERAAVAAPPSQTKKPESVVDNSFCQPSDDQPMDLTKGKSDRGGSVGSAPLTPSSTASSISPSSLVTPAKLTVVSPYTSSSPLHENALSDISDMLRNLTQSHHVPKPPSRTRVTEKAEIVGSTHDEDDATVHGHKRKGRHSNWNPQHLLLLQAQFASSLRQTSEGKYIINDLSPQERMHVSRFTGLSMTTISHWLANVKYQLRRTGRTKFLKNLDSGQPIFFCSDCASQIRTPAAYVCHLEAHLGFRIRDLAKLSPKQTVRDSHTLTEKLVPLESFLSPQSQDDCSSNGSVYRCQLCVRKFATKHAIKLHLSKSHGKSPEDHLLYVCELEKH